From Xiphophorus maculatus strain JP 163 A chromosome 12, X_maculatus-5.0-male, whole genome shotgun sequence, the proteins below share one genomic window:
- the LOC102237619 gene encoding calcium-binding mitochondrial carrier protein SCaMC-2-A, whose product MLGLCLYVPVSNSDPVEVEYFESNGLPSELKSLFNKLSVFLPSQEFSTYQKWRKKTLKSEEKDADGQLDFEEFVHYLQDYEKDMKLVVKSLDRKNAGHIDAKELMQSLRDLGVHISLQHAETVLKSMDKNGMITIGSKDWSKYPMVEKIDNIPEIILYWKHSTIFDVGENLMVPDEFTMEEKQTGMWWRHLVAGGGAGAVSRTCTAPLDRLKVMMQVYGSRTNNMCIMSGLMQMIKEGGTRSLWRGNGVNVIKIAPESALKFMAYEQIKRLIGSDKETLSILERFVAGSLAGVIAQSTIYPMEVLKTRLALRTTGQYSGISDCAKQIFKKEGLGAFYKGYIPNMLGIIPYAGIDLAVYETLKNNYLQQYGANSTDPGVLVLLACGTVSSTCGQLASYPLALVRTRMQAQAVTEGNHQQVSMTGVFRQILQNEGPAGLYRGLAPNFLKVIPAVSISYVVYEHLKTQLGVTSR is encoded by the exons ATGCTGGGTCTGTGCCTTTACGTTCCCGTGTCCAACTCGGACCCAGTGGAAGTGGAATATTTTGAATCTAACGGACTACCGTCGGAGCTGAAGTCGCTGTTCAACAAACTCAGCGTGTTCCTGCCCTCCCAGGAGTTCTCTACCTACCAAAAGTGGAGAAAG AAAACTctaaaaagtgaagaaaaagatGCAGATGGGCAGCTGGACTTTGAGGAGTTCGTTCACTACCTGCAGGACTACGAGAAAGACATGAAGCTGGTGGTGAAGAGTCTCGACAGGAAGAACGCCG GCCACATCGACGCCAAAGAGTTGATGCAGTCGCTTCGTGACCTTGGCGTCCATATTTCCCTGCAGCATGCAGAGACTGTCTTGAAGag tatggATAAGAATGGGATGATAACGATTGGCAGCAAAGACTGGAGTAAATACCCAATGGTGGAGAAAATTGACAACATTCCTGAGATCATCCTTTACTGGAAACACTCCACG ATATTTGATGTGGGTGAGAACCTGATGGTGCCTGACGAGTTCACCATGGAGGAGAAGCAGACTGGGATGTGGTGGAGGCACCTGGTCGCAGGTGGAGGAGCCGGAGCCGTTTCCAGAACCTGCACCGCCCCGCTGGACCGTCTCAAAGTCATGATGCAG gTTTACGGATCTCGAACCAACAACATGTGCATCATGAGCGGGCTCATGCAGATGATCAAGGAGGGCGGCACCAGGTCGCTGTGGCGGGGGAACGGGGTGAACGTCATCAAAATCGCTCCTGAATCGGCCCTGAAGTTCATGGCCTATGAGCAG ATTAAGCGTCTTATCGGCAGCGACAAGGAGACTCTGAGCATCCTGGAGAGATTTGTGGCAGGTTCTTTAGCCGGAGTAATTGCCCAGAGCACCATCTACCCCATGGAG gttCTGAAAACCCGTCTTGCTCTGAGGACAACCGGCCAGTATTCCGGGATCTCGGACTGCGCCAAGCAGATTTTCAAGAAAGAAGGTCTCGGGGCGTTTTATAAGGGTTACATCCCGAACATGCTGGGCATCATCCCGTACGCCGGCATCGATCTGGCCGTGTATGAG ACACTGAAGAACAACTACCTACAGCAGTACGGCGCCAACAGCACGGACCCCGgcgttctggttctgctggccTGCGGCACGGTGTCCAGCACCTGCGGTCAGCTGGCCAGCTACCCTCTGGCGCTGGTCCGAACCCGCATGCAGGCACAAG CTGTGACGGAGGGTAACCACCAGCAGGTGTCCATGACGGGCGTCTTCAGGCAGATCCTGCAGAATGAAGGCCCCGCCGGGCTCTACAGAGGCCTGGCCCCCAACTTCCTGAAGGTCATCCCAGCCGTCAGCATCAGCTACGTCGTCTACGAACACCTCAAGACTCAGCTGGGGGTGACGTCGCGCTGA
- the LOC102223988 gene encoding probable palmitoyltransferase ZDHHC12: protein MVQSLFRSGFLVRVGHTVLTWVVTLILFLHNTDLRRCEERGELLLPALFFLLVLLSVLLYFTVSLMDPGFVLTDTFKGGQGSDEEMELMIPQPSTPRLRRCGFCLLQQPMRAKHCKTCKHCVRRFDHHCPWIENCVGERNHRWFVVYLLVQLLALLWALHIALSGISPGLTWDLWFRANGFLLAALAVVGVFSGVMLLLLGCHLYLVSINCTTWEFMSRHRISYLKNCGGEENPFDRGVFCNLWDFFCICRTVMWEQVYQKNATELNEF from the exons ATGGTCCAGAGTCTGTTCCGGTCGGGTTTTCTGGTGCGGGTCGGTCACACCGTGCTTACCTGGGTCGTAACCCTCATTCTGTTCCTGCACAACACAG ATTTGCGGCGATGTGAGGAGCgaggagagctgctgctgcccgCGCTGTTCTTCCTGCTGGTCCTGCTGTCGGTGCTTTTGTACTTCACCGTCTCGTTAATGGATCCTGGGTTTGTCCTCACTGACACGTTTAAG GGAGGTCAAGGGTCAGATGAAGAAATGGAGTTGATGATCCCTCAGCCGTCGACCCCTCGGCTGCGGCGCTGCGGGTTCTGCCTGCTGCAG CAGCCAATGAGAGCGAAGCACTGTAAGACGTGCAAACACTGCGTGCGGCGCTTCGACCATCACTGCCCCTGGATCGAGAACTGCGTCGGAGAGAGGAACCACCGCTGGTTCGTGGTCTACCTGCTGGTCCAGCTGCTGGCGCTGCTCTGGGCCCTTCACATCGCTCT CTCGGGGATTTCTCCCGGCTTGACGTGGGATCTGTGGTTCCGAGCGAACGGCTTCCTGCTGGCGGCGCTCGCCGTGGTCGGGGTTTTCTCCGGcgtcatgctgctgctgctgggctgCCACCTCTACCTCGTTTCCATCAACTGCACCACCTGGGAGTTCATGTCCCGCCACAGGATCTCCTACCTGAAGAACTGCGGCGGCGAGGAGAACCCGTTCGACCGCGGCGTTTTCTGCAACCTCTGGGATTTTTTCTGCATCTGCAGGACGGTGATGTGGGAGCAGGTCTACCAGAAAAACGCCACAGAACTCAACgaattttaa